A window of Pseudodesulfovibrio hydrargyri contains these coding sequences:
- a CDS encoding SIR2 family NAD-dependent protein deacylase — translation MSNHALHNAAEALKKARCAMAFTGAGISVESGIPPFRGPGGVWSKYDPDKFEKGYFKRHPEEVWPLLKEIFYDMYGRAKPNPAHLALAELEAAGKLVGIVTQNIDSLHQDAGSRVVHEYHGSTRRMQCLSCRTFFKTEAISLDILPPPCPACGGLLKPDFVFFGEGIPDDVHRAATDLAKQADVCLVIGTGGEVVPAGRIPIVVKRHGGTIIEINLRDTSYTYNTTDYFLEGKAGTRTPELVRAVLG, via the coding sequence ATGTCGAATCACGCCCTGCACAATGCGGCCGAGGCCCTGAAAAAAGCGCGCTGCGCCATGGCCTTCACCGGCGCGGGCATCTCCGTGGAATCGGGCATCCCGCCGTTTCGGGGGCCGGGCGGCGTGTGGTCCAAATACGACCCGGACAAGTTCGAGAAGGGGTATTTCAAGCGCCATCCCGAAGAGGTCTGGCCCCTGCTCAAGGAGATATTCTACGACATGTACGGCCGGGCCAAGCCCAACCCGGCCCATCTGGCCCTGGCCGAACTGGAGGCAGCCGGAAAACTCGTCGGCATCGTCACCCAGAACATCGACTCCCTGCACCAGGACGCGGGCAGCCGGGTGGTCCACGAGTACCACGGCTCAACAAGGCGCATGCAGTGCCTGTCCTGCCGGACCTTTTTCAAGACCGAGGCCATCTCGCTGGACATCCTGCCCCCGCCCTGCCCGGCCTGCGGCGGGCTGCTCAAGCCGGACTTCGTCTTCTTCGGCGAGGGCATCCCCGACGACGTGCACCGGGCGGCCACGGACCTGGCCAAGCAGGCGGACGTCTGCCTGGTCATCGGCACGGGCGGCGAGGTCGTCCCGGCCGGGCGCATCCCGATCGTGGTCAAGCGGCACGGCGGCACAATCATCGAGATCAACCTGCGGGATACCTCGTACACCTACAACACCACCGACTATTTCCTGGAAGGCAAGGCCGGGACGCGCACCCCGGAGCTGGTCCGGGCCGTGCTGGGCTGA
- the hemW gene encoding radical SAM family heme chaperone HemW, translating into MGRIYGENVPVRPAFPDAGAKPAQVADNGKGLLLYIHVPFCRARCHYCSFHSQSFDQATFAWYLSLLLKEIELWGRRLHRPKLRTIYFGGGTPSLIPLAQLDRIMKALNKAFVLKPGVEATIEANPDSAQDVSYFRGLLSMGFNRLSLGMQSLKDADLQVMGRPHSVAMAYQAFDQARRAGFGNIGLDLIWGLPGQKLKVWLDQLRIVSEMRPEHISAYNLTLEEGTVMARRCGEGGDLTLPLDQEQGRMFVYGAEFLESVGYLHYEVSNFARMGFMSVHNSGYWDGSDYLGLGPSAVSTLGRRRFTVPRYMDEYDAYVRGELVGSDYEELTDDILLEEMVMLSLRTGKGLDLKEYRKRTGFDLVKRKEQLISALHRENLVRISGGRLRLTKNGMLVSNVIIERLAFGD; encoded by the coding sequence GTGGGCAGGATTTACGGCGAGAACGTCCCGGTGCGGCCCGCCTTTCCCGACGCCGGGGCCAAACCGGCGCAGGTCGCGGACAACGGCAAGGGGCTGCTGCTCTACATCCACGTGCCCTTCTGCCGTGCCCGATGCCACTACTGCTCCTTCCATTCCCAGTCCTTCGACCAGGCCACCTTCGCCTGGTACCTGTCCCTGCTGCTCAAGGAGATCGAGCTGTGGGGGCGACGGCTGCACCGCCCGAAGCTGCGCACTATCTATTTCGGCGGCGGCACCCCGTCCCTGATCCCCCTGGCCCAGCTCGACCGGATCATGAAGGCCCTGAACAAGGCGTTCGTCCTCAAGCCGGGCGTCGAGGCGACCATCGAGGCCAACCCGGACTCGGCCCAGGACGTCAGCTATTTCCGGGGGCTTTTGTCCATGGGCTTCAACCGCTTGTCGCTCGGCATGCAGAGCCTCAAGGACGCGGACCTGCAGGTCATGGGCCGCCCGCACTCGGTGGCCATGGCCTATCAGGCCTTTGACCAGGCGCGTCGGGCCGGGTTCGGCAATATCGGTCTGGATCTCATCTGGGGGCTGCCCGGCCAGAAGCTCAAGGTCTGGCTCGACCAGCTGCGCATCGTCTCCGAGATGCGGCCCGAACACATTTCGGCCTACAACCTGACCCTTGAGGAGGGAACGGTCATGGCCCGGCGCTGCGGAGAGGGCGGGGACCTGACCCTGCCCCTGGACCAGGAGCAGGGACGCATGTTCGTGTACGGGGCCGAGTTCCTGGAATCCGTGGGCTACCTGCACTACGAGGTCTCCAACTTCGCGCGCATGGGGTTCATGTCCGTGCACAACTCCGGATACTGGGACGGGTCCGACTACCTCGGGCTCGGGCCGTCGGCCGTGTCCACCCTGGGGCGCAGGCGGTTCACGGTGCCGCGCTACATGGACGAGTACGACGCCTACGTGCGCGGCGAACTGGTGGGCAGCGACTATGAGGAGCTGACCGACGATATCCTGCTCGAGGAGATGGTCATGCTTTCCCTGCGCACGGGCAAGGGGCTGGATCTCAAGGAGTACCGCAAACGCACCGGCTTCGACTTGGTCAAGAGGAAGGAACAGCTGATCAGCGCCCTGCACCGCGAGAACCTGGTGCGCATCTCGGGCGGCCGGCTCAGGCTGACCAAGAACGGCATGCTCGTGTCCAACGTGATCATCGAACGGCTCGCCTTCGGCGATTAG
- a CDS encoding methyl-accepting chemotaxis protein gives MFDSKRVPFRYKLILGVVAMVALTALILAGGIVYLMDGALNELNVSPEALGAVERQILLVAGAIVAAGVLGSLLGSFLLVRALLKPLHNLSAYTLEVAAGNYNAAIEYEAHDAIGEAIDAVRNMTGELKAKLGMAQGLLTSLTQPCVVVDTDEIITFLNQPELDLLQIDGEPSEFIGMHMSEFVYGDRSRPTLLGQCMRKGKVVTGQATKGKGRKGRPYHLLVDVSPIKDLDGKVVGAFTILTETTKIKQSEAEALHQHEVIAQTAREAEAIAEELDGASATLSHKVDEASHGSDIQRDRATETATAMEQMNATVLEVAQNAGSASNNADDMRDLAEEGAGLVNQVVRAIQDVGVQSEALKESMAQLDRQTEDIGAIMQVIDDIADQTNLLALNAAIEAARAGEAGRGFAVVADEVRKLAEKTMTATKEVDAAIQSIRTGAHENVAATERAVASIQESTGLADRAGQSIENIRQSVILTADQVRSIATAAEEQSATSEQVTRATEEITAISSETAQAMAEARTDLDRLSSLAGALKELIGRMQS, from the coding sequence ATGTTCGATTCCAAGAGGGTTCCGTTCCGTTACAAGCTCATCCTCGGCGTGGTGGCCATGGTCGCCCTGACCGCCCTGATCCTGGCCGGGGGCATCGTCTATCTGATGGACGGCGCGCTGAACGAACTGAACGTGTCCCCCGAAGCCCTGGGCGCGGTGGAGCGCCAGATCCTTCTGGTGGCCGGGGCCATCGTGGCCGCGGGCGTGCTCGGCTCCCTGCTGGGCAGCTTTCTGCTGGTTCGCGCCCTGCTCAAGCCGCTGCACAACCTGTCGGCCTACACCCTGGAGGTGGCGGCGGGCAACTACAATGCGGCCATAGAATACGAGGCCCATGACGCCATCGGCGAGGCCATCGACGCGGTCCGGAACATGACCGGTGAGCTCAAGGCCAAGCTCGGCATGGCCCAGGGGCTGCTGACCAGCCTGACCCAGCCGTGCGTGGTCGTGGACACCGACGAGATCATCACCTTCCTGAACCAGCCCGAGCTGGACCTCTTGCAGATAGACGGGGAACCGTCCGAATTCATCGGCATGCACATGTCCGAGTTCGTCTACGGCGACCGCTCGCGGCCGACTCTGCTCGGCCAGTGCATGCGCAAGGGCAAGGTCGTCACGGGCCAGGCCACCAAGGGCAAGGGCCGCAAGGGCCGCCCCTATCACCTGCTGGTGGACGTCTCGCCCATCAAGGACCTGGACGGCAAGGTGGTGGGCGCGTTCACCATCCTGACCGAGACCACGAAAATCAAGCAGAGCGAGGCCGAGGCCCTGCACCAGCACGAGGTCATCGCCCAGACCGCCCGCGAGGCCGAGGCCATCGCCGAGGAGCTGGACGGGGCGTCCGCCACCCTGTCCCACAAGGTGGACGAGGCCAGCCACGGCTCGGACATCCAGCGCGACCGGGCCACCGAGACGGCCACGGCCATGGAGCAGATGAACGCCACCGTGCTTGAGGTGGCCCAGAACGCCGGGAGCGCCTCCAACAACGCGGACGACATGCGCGACCTGGCCGAGGAGGGGGCCGGGCTGGTCAACCAGGTGGTCCGGGCCATCCAGGACGTGGGCGTGCAGTCCGAGGCCCTCAAGGAATCCATGGCCCAGCTCGACCGGCAGACCGAGGACATCGGGGCGATCATGCAGGTCATCGACGACATCGCGGACCAGACCAACCTGCTGGCGCTGAACGCGGCCATCGAGGCGGCCCGCGCGGGCGAGGCCGGGCGAGGCTTCGCCGTGGTCGCGGACGAGGTCCGCAAGCTGGCCGAAAAGACCATGACCGCCACCAAGGAGGTGGACGCGGCCATCCAGTCCATCCGCACCGGCGCCCATGAGAACGTGGCCGCCACGGAGAGGGCCGTGGCCTCCATCCAGGAGTCCACCGGCCTGGCCGACCGCGCCGGACAGTCCATCGAGAACATCCGGCAAAGCGTGATCCTGACCGCGGACCAGGTGCGCTCCATCGCCACGGCCGCCGAGGAGCAGTCGGCCACCAGCGAACAGGTCACCCGAGCCACCGAGGAGATCACCGCCATTTCCAGCGAAACCGCCCAGGCCATGGCCGAGGCCCGCACCGACCTGGACCGGTTGTCCTCCCTGGCCGGAGCCCTCAAGGAACTCATCGGCCGCATGCAGTCCTGA
- a CDS encoding choice-of-anchor A family protein translates to MKYTYILFTLLALVLAASPARASYIDLGVAGEYNAFILGDFTSNSSDTQGNLAVGGNAVMSSYSIGGSVVVGNDFTLTDGSIGGDVVVGGTANLTRVGTGSRSIGGHATLPFDFDAAAAYLKNLSLTLSGTGANGTVGDNSGVLTLNGNNSSGLQVFNIDGSTLLNANTLYFNQIADDATILINVSGDLSGLTSMGLLYPGEFSDNVLFNFFEADTLLLDGVGVRGSILAPHARVTGASGEYSGWGNIDGTLIASSYNAHIEQHDVPFDGGTPVPEPGTFLFTGLGLLGLAGFMRRSKRRNKA, encoded by the coding sequence ATGAAGTATACATATATTCTTTTCACCCTGCTGGCCCTGGTCCTCGCGGCCTCGCCCGCCCGGGCGTCGTACATCGACCTCGGAGTGGCCGGGGAGTACAACGCGTTCATCCTGGGCGACTTCACCAGCAACAGCAGCGACACCCAGGGCAATCTGGCCGTCGGGGGCAACGCGGTGATGTCCAGCTACAGCATCGGCGGATCCGTAGTGGTGGGCAACGATTTCACCCTGACCGACGGCAGCATCGGCGGCGACGTCGTGGTGGGCGGCACCGCCAACCTGACCAGGGTCGGCACCGGCTCCCGCTCCATCGGCGGCCATGCCACGCTGCCGTTCGATTTCGATGCGGCGGCGGCCTATCTCAAGAACCTGTCGCTTACTTTGAGCGGCACCGGAGCGAACGGTACGGTGGGCGACAACTCGGGCGTCCTGACGCTGAACGGGAACAACTCCTCCGGGCTTCAGGTCTTCAACATCGACGGCAGCACTCTCCTGAATGCCAACACACTGTATTTCAATCAGATCGCCGATGATGCGACCATACTGATCAACGTCTCCGGCGATCTTTCTGGGCTGACCAGCATGGGACTGTTGTACCCCGGAGAGTTCAGCGACAACGTCCTGTTCAATTTCTTCGAGGCCGACACGTTGCTCCTGGACGGCGTCGGCGTCCGGGGCTCCATTCTGGCTCCGCATGCCCGAGTGACCGGCGCATCTGGTGAATACAGCGGATGGGGGAACATCGACGGGACCCTCATCGCCTCATCCTACAACGCCCACATCGAGCAGCACGACGTCCCCTTTGACGGCGGGACGCCGGTGCCCGAACCCGGGACCTTCCTGTTCACGGGCCTCGGACTCCTGGGCCTGGCCGGCTTCATGCGCCGGAGCAAGCGTCGGAACAAGGCATAG
- a CDS encoding DUF3644 domain-containing protein, whose product MVTDLPIPIRKGKAKSILESSVDSALLAIEIYNKPRTTFRSEGYISMMVIAWTKLFHAYFQATIGAKYYYKNPNGRFKKKDGEKLAWELSTCIRKYGKLSEAVKMNIKFFIRLRNKIEHRHINKKEVDVSIFGECQAFLFNYENFLVALFGEGYALHESLVFALQFSHMRSCQQIMANKSALAKDVQDIKKFIDDYRNSLPDEVFIAPEFSIKLLAMPKVSNTKRGDLAIDFVQLSQLSPEDQRTYDQVTALIKDKKIKVEGCNIGKLKPGGVCKTVNNRLGKRLITTVHHSWIVRIFNIRPRGSAEDPFETDTRFCHYDEAHKDYLYNDSWVDFLVSAFQEDKLTIDDMRRARYSDSKQCMNIDDFI is encoded by the coding sequence ATGGTAACTGATCTCCCGATTCCAATTAGGAAGGGTAAGGCAAAGAGCATTCTTGAGTCTTCTGTTGATTCCGCGTTGCTGGCGATCGAGATATACAACAAGCCACGAACGACATTTAGGAGTGAGGGGTATATATCTATGATGGTCATAGCATGGACAAAACTGTTTCATGCCTATTTTCAAGCAACAATTGGTGCTAAATATTACTATAAAAATCCTAATGGTAGATTCAAAAAGAAGGATGGTGAGAAATTAGCCTGGGAGTTGTCCACATGTATACGAAAGTATGGTAAGCTCTCAGAAGCAGTGAAAATGAATATAAAGTTTTTTATTCGCCTCAGGAATAAAATTGAACACCGTCATATTAATAAAAAAGAAGTAGATGTATCTATTTTTGGTGAATGCCAAGCGTTTTTATTTAATTATGAGAATTTCCTTGTAGCGCTATTTGGTGAAGGATATGCTTTGCATGAGTCTTTGGTGTTTGCTCTACAGTTTTCACACATGAGGTCTTGCCAACAAATAATGGCGAATAAATCTGCTTTAGCAAAAGATGTGCAAGACATTAAAAAATTTATCGACGACTATAGAAATTCATTGCCTGATGAGGTGTTTATTGCTCCTGAATTTAGCATTAAATTACTGGCAATGCCAAAAGTCAGCAATACTAAACGTGGTGATTTGGCAATAGATTTTGTCCAGTTGAGTCAACTGTCTCCAGAAGATCAGAGAACTTACGATCAAGTTACAGCACTTATTAAGGATAAAAAAATCAAAGTAGAGGGTTGTAATATCGGCAAGCTGAAACCGGGAGGAGTTTGTAAAACAGTCAACAATAGATTAGGAAAGCGTTTGATTACGACAGTTCATCATAGTTGGATTGTGAGAATTTTCAATATTCGCCCAAGAGGGTCAGCGGAAGATCCCTTTGAAACGGATACACGATTCTGTCATTATGATGAAGCTCATAAGGACTATCTATACAACGATAGCTGGGTCGATTTTCTAGTAAGTGCTTTTCAAGAGGATAAGTTAACTATAGACGACATGCGACGGGCGAGGTATTCCGACAGTAAGCAGTGCATGAATATTGATGATTTTATTTGA
- a CDS encoding ammonium transporter encodes MNYTDNAFILVCAALVMFMTPGLALFYGGLVRSKNVLATIMQSFIMLGLMSVLWAVIGYTLSFGSDIGGLIGGLDFVFLKGVGMTTAGSPADNLPHLTFMIFQCMFAVITPALISGAFAERMKFGGFMVFSALWLILVYAPMCHWVWGGGWMGQMGALDFAGGAVVHMSSGAAALCCAILIGKRKGHGSTAFIPHNLPMTILGAAILWFGWFGFNAGSALAADGAAANAFVTTHMATAAAALSWIIAEWMHGGKATTLGAASGAVAGLVAITPAAGFVTPMWAIVLGLGAGVLCYGGIMLKNKFGYDDALDVVGIHGLGGTYGALATGLLATVGAEGLIVGNAHQLWVQFVSVVATWAFCFAMTFIIFKVVDATIGLRASDEDQDKGMDIAEHSETGYQW; translated from the coding sequence ATGAATTACACCGACAACGCCTTTATCCTGGTCTGCGCTGCCCTGGTCATGTTCATGACCCCCGGGCTGGCGCTGTTTTACGGCGGGCTGGTCCGCTCGAAAAACGTTCTCGCAACCATCATGCAGTCGTTCATCATGCTCGGGCTCATGTCCGTGCTCTGGGCCGTCATCGGCTATACCCTGTCGTTTGGCTCGGACATCGGCGGGCTCATCGGCGGGCTCGACTTCGTCTTCCTCAAGGGCGTGGGCATGACCACGGCCGGGTCCCCGGCCGACAACCTGCCCCACCTGACCTTCATGATCTTCCAGTGCATGTTCGCGGTCATCACCCCGGCGCTGATCTCCGGCGCGTTCGCCGAACGCATGAAGTTCGGCGGATTCATGGTCTTTTCCGCCCTGTGGCTGATCCTGGTCTACGCCCCCATGTGCCACTGGGTCTGGGGCGGCGGCTGGATGGGCCAGATGGGCGCGCTCGACTTCGCGGGCGGCGCGGTGGTCCACATGAGCTCGGGCGCGGCAGCCCTGTGCTGCGCCATCCTCATCGGCAAGCGCAAGGGCCACGGCTCCACGGCCTTCATCCCGCACAACCTGCCCATGACCATCCTGGGCGCGGCCATCCTGTGGTTCGGCTGGTTCGGCTTCAACGCCGGTTCCGCCCTGGCCGCCGACGGCGCGGCCGCCAACGCGTTCGTGACCACCCACATGGCCACGGCCGCGGCCGCCCTGTCCTGGATCATCGCCGAGTGGATGCACGGCGGCAAGGCCACCACCCTGGGCGCGGCCTCGGGCGCGGTGGCCGGGCTGGTCGCCATCACCCCGGCCGCCGGGTTCGTCACCCCCATGTGGGCCATCGTGCTCGGCCTGGGCGCGGGTGTGCTCTGCTACGGCGGGATCATGCTCAAGAACAAATTCGGCTACGACGACGCGCTCGACGTGGTCGGCATCCACGGCCTGGGCGGCACCTACGGGGCCCTGGCCACCGGACTGCTGGCCACGGTGGGCGCGGAGGGGCTGATCGTGGGCAACGCGCACCAGCTGTGGGTCCAATTCGTCTCCGTGGTGGCCACCTGGGCTTTCTGCTTCGCCATGACCTTCATCATCTTCAAGGTGGTGGACGCCACCATCGGCCTGCGGGCAAGCGACGAGGACCAGGACAAGGGCATGGACATTGCCGAGCATTCCGAGACCGGTTATCAGTGGTAG
- a CDS encoding epoxyqueuosine reductase QueH: protein MTKLLLHICCGPCSITTLKTLLAEGHEVTGLFHNPNIHPLTEYAKRRDGCLTVAEKLGVKVIVKDDEYRPQEWFRAVAHRENNRCFHCYAMRLERTAQIAKRGGFDFFTTTLLYSKYQKHDEIAALGRDLESAKTKFLYHDFREGWKEGIETSKEWEIYRQQYCGCLYSENERYKRELLG, encoded by the coding sequence ATGACGAAACTATTGCTGCATATCTGTTGTGGCCCATGCTCCATCACCACGCTCAAGACGCTGCTGGCCGAGGGGCACGAGGTCACGGGACTGTTCCACAACCCGAACATCCATCCGCTCACGGAATACGCGAAGCGGCGGGACGGCTGCCTGACCGTGGCCGAGAAGCTGGGCGTGAAGGTCATCGTCAAGGACGACGAGTACCGGCCCCAGGAGTGGTTTCGGGCCGTGGCCCACCGCGAGAACAACCGCTGCTTCCACTGCTACGCCATGCGGTTGGAGCGCACCGCGCAGATCGCCAAACGGGGCGGGTTCGACTTCTTCACCACCACCCTGCTCTACTCCAAGTACCAGAAGCACGACGAGATAGCGGCCCTCGGCCGGGACCTGGAGTCGGCCAAGACGAAATTCCTGTACCACGACTTCCGCGAGGGCTGGAAGGAGGGCATCGAGACCTCGAAGGAGTGGGAAATCTACCGCCAGCAGTACTGCGGCTGCCTGTACAGCGAGAACGAGCGGTACAAGCGGGAGTTGCTGGGCTAG
- a CDS encoding VOC family protein — MARYTGINHLAMVTGDMDGTIRFWRDLLGMRLVVGLGHPGYRHYFFEIAENDMIAFFEWDGVEPLDERDHGFPVKGKVAFDHISFGVAGEDDLWEIKDKLEAADIWCSEVVDHGFIHSIYTFDPNNIPIEFSATVPGVDLRRTPVMTDSDPSPEARKGPEPRPGVWPEVTEPTPDEDKAVYEGEGHKIVEALERLRRGE, encoded by the coding sequence ATGGCACGATACACCGGCATCAACCACCTGGCCATGGTCACCGGCGACATGGACGGGACCATCCGCTTCTGGCGCGACCTGCTCGGCATGCGCCTGGTGGTCGGCCTGGGCCACCCCGGCTACCGCCACTATTTCTTCGAGATCGCGGAAAACGACATGATCGCCTTCTTCGAGTGGGACGGCGTGGAACCGTTGGACGAGCGGGACCACGGGTTTCCGGTCAAGGGCAAGGTGGCCTTTGACCACATCTCCTTCGGGGTGGCGGGCGAGGACGACCTGTGGGAGATCAAGGACAAGCTCGAGGCCGCCGACATCTGGTGCTCCGAGGTGGTGGACCACGGGTTCATCCACTCCATCTACACCTTTGACCCGAACAACATCCCCATCGAGTTCAGCGCCACGGTGCCCGGCGTGGACCTGCGCAGAACCCCGGTCATGACCGACTCCGACCCCAGCCCGGAGGCCCGCAAGGGACCCGAGCCGCGGCCCGGGGTCTGGCCCGAGGTGACCGAGCCCACGCCGGACGAGGACAAGGCCGTGTACGAAGGCGAGGGGCACAAGATCGTCGAGGCCCTGGAAAGACTCAGGCGCGGGGAATAG
- a CDS encoding DMT family transporter, translated as MSALVIGAVLISFSSVMVVLAGLPPDVTGFYRLTCGGLAMLMVLARAGKLRLFTPNVVKWGCVAAVFFAGDFVFWHRSIAFVGPGLSTMLGNFQVIPLAVVSALFFKERMPPRMYAAIPLALAGLYLMVGVGWSGFSADYRLGVFYGLATACFYALYLLSLKYALAKDKADSLVLASAAALATGLILGAFALVEGESFAIPTFKSLAAIATLALICHAVGWFLITRGIQNVRGALVGLILLLQPTLSFVWDILFFGKAINPIELSGVALALAGIYIGSQGGRRKRAR; from the coding sequence ATGAGCGCATTGGTCATCGGCGCGGTGCTGATCAGTTTTTCCTCGGTCATGGTGGTCCTGGCCGGGCTGCCCCCGGACGTGACCGGGTTCTACCGGTTGACCTGCGGCGGGCTGGCCATGCTCATGGTCCTGGCCCGGGCGGGCAAGCTTCGGCTGTTCACGCCCAACGTCGTCAAGTGGGGCTGCGTGGCCGCCGTGTTCTTTGCGGGCGACTTCGTGTTCTGGCACCGCTCCATCGCCTTTGTCGGCCCCGGACTGTCCACCATGCTCGGCAACTTCCAGGTCATTCCCCTGGCCGTGGTCTCGGCCCTGTTCTTCAAGGAGCGCATGCCGCCGCGCATGTACGCGGCCATCCCGCTGGCCCTGGCCGGGCTCTACCTCATGGTCGGCGTGGGCTGGTCCGGCTTTTCCGCCGACTACCGCCTGGGCGTGTTCTACGGCCTGGCCACGGCCTGTTTCTACGCCCTGTACCTGCTCTCGCTCAAATACGCCCTGGCCAAGGACAAGGCGGACTCCCTGGTCCTGGCCTCGGCAGCGGCCCTGGCCACCGGTCTGATCCTCGGCGCTTTCGCCCTGGTCGAGGGCGAGTCCTTCGCCATCCCCACGTTCAAGTCCCTGGCCGCCATCGCCACCCTGGCCCTGATCTGCCACGCCGTGGGCTGGTTCCTGATCACCAGGGGCATCCAAAACGTGCGCGGCGCCCTGGTCGGGCTGATACTGCTGTTGCAGCCGACCCTCTCCTTCGTCTGGGACATCCTCTTCTTTGGTAAGGCGATCAACCCAATAGAACTATCCGGTGTGGCTTTGGCGCTCGCAGGCATCTATATCGGCTCACAGGGCGGGAGGAGGAAGCGGGCGCGGTAG
- the sfsA gene encoding DNA/RNA nuclease SfsA, with translation MSRPAAHIPFHAPCRRAAFIRRIKRFTVEAEALDGPDKGTVLKAHTNNTGSMLGLLRPGGTALLSPAANPDRKLKYTLEGLELAGAMVGVNTLTPNRMLYAAWRAGAMPEMDGYGHFRKEAKVGQSRLDAHLTGDPGDLWVECKNVTMVEDDVALFPDAVTERGQKHLRELMALAATGARVALFFLVQRPDGRCFGPADMIDPVYAELLYEALDAGVEAWPYVAGVDETGITLGRRLKVVAP, from the coding sequence GTGTCCAGACCCGCCGCCCATATACCCTTTCACGCCCCGTGCCGCCGCGCCGCCTTTATCCGACGGATAAAGCGGTTCACCGTGGAGGCCGAGGCCCTGGACGGCCCGGACAAGGGGACGGTCCTCAAGGCCCACACCAACAACACCGGGTCCATGCTCGGCCTGCTGCGGCCGGGCGGAACGGCCCTGCTCTCGCCCGCGGCCAACCCGGACCGCAAGCTCAAGTACACCCTGGAGGGGCTGGAGCTCGCCGGGGCCATGGTCGGGGTCAACACCCTCACGCCCAACCGCATGCTGTACGCGGCCTGGCGGGCCGGAGCCATGCCCGAGATGGACGGCTACGGCCATTTCCGGAAAGAGGCCAAGGTGGGCCAGAGCCGCCTGGACGCGCACCTGACCGGCGATCCCGGCGACCTGTGGGTGGAATGCAAGAACGTGACCATGGTCGAGGACGACGTGGCCCTGTTTCCGGACGCGGTCACCGAGCGCGGCCAGAAGCACCTGCGCGAGCTCATGGCCCTGGCCGCGACCGGCGCGCGTGTGGCCCTGTTCTTCCTGGTCCAGCGGCCCGACGGCCGTTGCTTCGGCCCGGCGGACATGATCGACCCGGTCTATGCGGAATTGCTTTACGAAGCCCTGGACGCCGGGGTTGAGGCCTGGCCCTACGTGGCCGGCGTGGACGAGACCGGCATCACGCTGGGCCGCAGGCTGAAGGTGGTGGCCCCATGA
- the chrA gene encoding chromate efflux transporter produces the protein MSAPSLTRIFLAFTRLGLTAFGGPAMVPYIRALAVERKQWLDDASFSLGMSLTQLLPGATAMQMAAYVGLRTRGGPGALAAYAGFGLPAFLLMLGLTALYFSARDVAVVTSAFAGLQLVIVALILHAAVNFARRYLSGPADMALACLAGVWLGLKGNPILAMAAVCALAVFLLRDEGCGLPEPRESTGNGPLRFALLLLAGLALFLAALFIVDPELFRLGLLMVKIDCFAFGGGYVSVPLMLHEVVEVRGWLTGPMFMDGIALGQVTPGPIVMTGAFVGYAVAGLAGALIAAVTVFSPSLIVLCAATPFADRLIRSPIARRVLKGSLISLVGLMAAVAVRFGVSIHWTIPQAVFALAAFISLRKKADILWVVLAGAGIGALAF, from the coding sequence ATGAGCGCCCCTTCCCTGACCCGCATCTTCCTGGCCTTCACCCGGCTCGGCCTGACCGCCTTCGGCGGCCCGGCCATGGTCCCGTACATCCGGGCCCTGGCCGTGGAGCGCAAACAGTGGCTCGACGACGCCTCGTTCTCCCTGGGCATGTCCCTGACCCAGCTGCTGCCCGGGGCCACGGCCATGCAGATGGCCGCCTACGTGGGGCTGCGGACGCGCGGCGGCCCGGGCGCCCTGGCCGCCTACGCCGGGTTCGGCCTGCCCGCCTTCCTGCTCATGCTCGGCCTGACCGCGCTCTATTTCTCGGCCCGCGACGTGGCCGTGGTGACCTCGGCCTTTGCCGGACTGCAACTGGTCATCGTCGCCCTGATCCTCCACGCGGCGGTCAACTTCGCCCGGCGCTACCTGAGCGGCCCGGCCGACATGGCCCTGGCCTGCCTGGCCGGCGTCTGGCTCGGGCTCAAGGGCAACCCCATCCTGGCCATGGCCGCGGTCTGCGCCCTGGCCGTGTTTCTGCTGCGCGACGAGGGCTGCGGGCTGCCCGAGCCGAGGGAGTCCACCGGGAACGGGCCGCTGCGCTTCGCCCTGCTGCTCCTGGCGGGCCTGGCCCTCTTCCTGGCCGCTTTGTTCATCGTGGACCCCGAGCTGTTCCGGCTCGGCCTGCTCATGGTCAAGATCGACTGCTTCGCCTTCGGCGGCGGGTACGTGTCCGTGCCGCTCATGCTTCACGAGGTGGTCGAGGTGCGCGGCTGGCTGACCGGCCCCATGTTCATGGACGGCATCGCGCTCGGGCAGGTCACGCCCGGGCCCATCGTCATGACCGGGGCGTTCGTGGGCTATGCCGTGGCCGGGCTGGCCGGGGCGCTCATAGCGGCGGTGACCGTGTTCTCGCCCTCGCTCATCGTCCTGTGCGCGGCCACCCCCTTTGCCGACAGGCTGATCCGCTCGCCCATCGCCCGGCGGGTGCTCAAGGGCAGCCTCATCTCCCTGGTGGGGCTGATGGCCGCCGTGGCCGTGCGCTTCGGCGTGTCCATCCACTGGACCATCCCCCAGGCGGTCTTCGCCCTGGCCGCGTTCATCAGTCTGCGCAAGAAGGCGGACATCCTCTGGGTGGTCCTGGCCGGGGCCGGAATCGGGGCGCTGGCCTTTTAG